Proteins encoded by one window of Roseibium sp. Sym1:
- the kynU gene encoding kynureninase, translating into MSSQHPSDLTDVLKSKKDAFQIPDGVIYLDGNSLGVLPKNVPDRIAEVVREEWGTSLIRAWNTHSWIDLPGRTGDRIARLIGAGKGTVVACDSTSVNVFKVLSAALSLRPERKVILSDNGNFPTDLYVASGLKQLLDKGHELRIVDPEGVRAAITDDVAAVMLTQVDYRTGRVHDMADLTRVAHSAGALAIWDLAHSAGAIPVDLAGAKADFAVGCGYKYLNGGPGAPAFLYVAPEHQDKVTSPLTGWMGHEAPFAFDLDYRPVTGINRMTVGTPAILALSSLHAALEVFEDVDMTDIRRKSISLSELFIAEVEARCPQLELASPRNPEARGSQVSFRFAEGYAVMQALIARGVIGDFRAPDVMRFGFTPLYLSHQDIVDAVGILQEILDTQSWNRPEFKTRAKVT; encoded by the coding sequence ATGTCTTCCCAGCACCCGTCCGACCTGACCGACGTCCTCAAGTCCAAAAAGGATGCGTTCCAGATACCGGATGGCGTCATTTACCTGGATGGCAATTCGCTTGGCGTTCTGCCGAAAAACGTGCCCGACCGGATCGCCGAGGTGGTTCGCGAGGAATGGGGCACCAGCCTCATCCGGGCCTGGAACACCCACTCCTGGATCGATTTGCCCGGTCGCACAGGTGACCGGATCGCCCGCCTGATCGGGGCCGGCAAAGGCACCGTGGTCGCCTGCGACAGCACCTCGGTGAATGTCTTCAAGGTCCTGTCCGCGGCCCTGTCATTGCGGCCGGAACGCAAGGTGATCCTGTCGGACAACGGCAACTTTCCGACCGATCTCTATGTCGCCTCCGGCCTGAAACAGCTGCTCGACAAGGGGCATGAACTGAGGATCGTCGATCCGGAGGGCGTGCGTGCGGCCATCACCGACGACGTCGCAGCGGTCATGCTGACCCAGGTCGACTACCGCACCGGCCGCGTTCACGACATGGCGGATCTGACGCGTGTGGCTCACTCGGCGGGCGCCCTGGCGATCTGGGATCTGGCGCATTCCGCCGGGGCCATTCCGGTCGATCTTGCGGGCGCGAAGGCGGATTTCGCGGTCGGCTGCGGCTATAAATATCTCAATGGAGGCCCCGGGGCGCCGGCCTTTCTCTATGTGGCGCCGGAGCATCAGGACAAGGTAACCTCGCCGCTGACCGGCTGGATGGGGCACGAGGCGCCGTTTGCGTTCGATCTCGACTACCGTCCTGTCACGGGCATCAATCGCATGACCGTCGGTACGCCGGCGATCCTGGCCCTTTCGAGCCTGCACGCGGCTCTGGAGGTTTTCGAGGATGTCGACATGACCGATATCCGCCGCAAATCGATTTCCCTCAGCGAGCTGTTCATTGCCGAGGTCGAGGCCAGGTGTCCGCAGCTGGAACTGGCCAGCCCGCGCAACCCCGAAGCGCGCGGCAGCCAGGTGTCGTTCCGGTTCGCGGAGGGCTACGCGGTCATGCAGGCATTGATAGCGCGCGGGGTCATTGGCGATTTCCGGGCGCCCGACGTGATGCGCTTCGGCTTCACACCGCTCTACCTGTCTCACCAGGACATTGTCGACGCGGTCGGGATCCTGCAGGAGATCCTGGACACGCAAAGCTGGAACCGGCCGGAATTCAAGACCCGCGCCAAGGTCACATAG